In one window of Lewinellaceae bacterium DNA:
- the galK gene encoding galactokinase has product MKMHAPSLLDHVVEEFKIHFNRNPLVLAQAPGRINLIGEHTDYNDGLVLPGAIDRNTIFALGFSPEPQMCEVHALDVGEMIRFDISDLDKMQTQGWGLYVLGVVAALQQADYPVRGFQAVFASTVPLGSGVSSSAALECSLLMACRELFDLDIEPFTIAKLGQWAEHHYPGVLCGLMDQFSSVMGKQDQLVCLDCRDLSYQYIDFPLPDYRFVLLNTNVKHSLSSSEYNVRKRECQEAVQLIGEAMGETFPSLREITLPQLQKHQEVLSGKQYLRAYHVITENARVMQMMQELARGNEEQIGSLMFASHYSLRDAYEVSCPELDFLVVQAENHPGVLGARMMGGGFGGCTINLVQVDQIADFISKTTEAYLESYGIQLTPITVKLADGAGIISNP; this is encoded by the coding sequence ATGAAAATGCATGCTCCATCACTTTTAGATCATGTGGTCGAGGAATTTAAGATCCATTTTAACCGCAACCCACTCGTACTGGCCCAGGCTCCCGGAAGGATCAATCTGATCGGTGAACATACGGATTACAACGATGGCCTGGTATTGCCGGGCGCCATTGACCGGAATACCATCTTTGCCCTGGGATTTTCCCCGGAGCCACAGATGTGTGAGGTACATGCCTTGGATGTGGGAGAAATGATACGCTTTGATATCAGTGATCTGGATAAAATGCAGACGCAGGGTTGGGGTCTATACGTCCTTGGGGTGGTAGCCGCCCTGCAACAGGCAGATTATCCGGTGCGTGGATTCCAGGCGGTCTTTGCCAGTACCGTGCCTCTGGGTTCAGGAGTATCGTCCTCCGCAGCTCTGGAATGCAGCTTGCTGATGGCTTGCCGCGAGTTATTCGACCTGGATATCGAACCCTTTACAATCGCCAAATTAGGCCAGTGGGCTGAACACCATTATCCGGGTGTCCTCTGCGGCCTCATGGACCAGTTTAGCAGCGTTATGGGTAAGCAGGATCAGCTCGTCTGTCTGGATTGTCGCGATCTGAGTTACCAATACATCGATTTTCCATTGCCGGATTACCGCTTTGTCCTCCTGAACACCAATGTCAAGCACAGTTTGTCTTCGTCGGAATACAATGTCCGCAAGCGAGAATGCCAGGAAGCCGTCCAGTTGATCGGTGAGGCAATGGGGGAGACCTTTCCCAGCTTGCGCGAGATCACCTTACCGCAACTACAAAAACATCAGGAAGTCCTGTCCGGTAAACAATACTTGCGCGCCTATCACGTGATCACGGAAAACGCCCGGGTGATGCAAATGATGCAGGAACTGGCCCGTGGTAATGAAGAGCAGATTGGCAGCCTTATGTTTGCATCCCACTACAGTCTGCGGGATGCCTATGAGGTCAGCTGCCCCGAACTGGATTTTCTGGTGGTGCAGGCCGAAAATCATCCCGGCGTCCTGGGTGCCCGCATGATGGGCGGTGGCTTCGGCGGTTGTACCATAAACCTGGTACAGGTTGACCAAATCGCGGATTTTATCAGCAAGACAACGGAAGCTTACCTGGAAAGCTACGGCATCCAGCTTACACCGATCACGGTCAAGCTGGCAGATGGTGCGGGCATTATTTCCAATCCTTAA
- a CDS encoding NAD(P)/FAD-dependent oxidoreductase, with protein sequence MHYQVVVIGGGAAGFFGAITLAEALPGVRILILEQGKNVLEKVRISGGGRCNVTNACEDPAELVGYYPRGHKELLGPFYHFGPAQMKGWLTDHGVKLKTEDDGRVFPASDQSETIIDCFLHYCKKYGIDLITSRKVTGIVHHDQEDYPFQVQTKQGSIQTKYLLVTPGSQATIWKMLEHLGHRIVAPVPSLFTFQIKDPRIIALAGIQVPHAHVSIRDTHLEAEGPLLITHWGVSGPAILKLSAWGARVLHDQNYRFELLINWNPHWTLDDVRQLAAKESKKQVKNTSIPPVPRRLWHALLQDFPGLEQNWNTCIPTDLNQILEHITSSQWQVTGKATFKDEFVTSGGVDLKEIDFKTFRSRKVPGMYLAGEVLNIDALTGGFNFQAAWTGAYLAAQAMARELETG encoded by the coding sequence ATGCACTATCAGGTTGTTGTCATCGGGGGCGGGGCAGCCGGTTTTTTTGGCGCTATCACATTGGCAGAGGCACTGCCTGGCGTACGCATCCTCATACTTGAGCAGGGTAAAAACGTACTCGAGAAAGTCCGGATCTCCGGTGGCGGCCGGTGCAATGTTACCAATGCCTGTGAGGATCCTGCGGAACTGGTAGGATACTATCCCCGGGGTCACAAGGAATTGCTTGGGCCTTTTTACCACTTTGGACCTGCCCAGATGAAAGGCTGGCTGACTGATCATGGAGTGAAGCTTAAAACCGAAGATGATGGTCGCGTATTTCCGGCATCCGACCAGTCGGAAACCATCATCGATTGTTTTCTTCATTATTGTAAAAAGTATGGCATCGACCTGATCACTTCCCGAAAAGTGACAGGAATAGTCCACCATGACCAGGAAGATTACCCTTTTCAGGTGCAGACGAAGCAAGGAAGTATTCAGACAAAATACTTGTTGGTAACACCCGGATCGCAGGCCACCATCTGGAAAATGCTGGAACATCTGGGCCACCGGATCGTAGCACCGGTGCCGTCATTGTTTACGTTTCAGATCAAAGATCCACGGATAATAGCATTGGCCGGTATCCAGGTTCCACATGCACATGTATCGATCCGGGACACCCACCTGGAAGCCGAAGGGCCTTTGCTTATCACCCACTGGGGAGTTAGCGGACCCGCAATCCTGAAATTATCAGCCTGGGGCGCCCGTGTCCTCCATGACCAGAATTACCGGTTTGAACTGCTGATCAACTGGAATCCACACTGGACACTGGATGATGTCCGGCAATTGGCTGCTAAAGAATCAAAAAAGCAGGTAAAGAATACCAGCATTCCTCCGGTACCCCGGCGGCTGTGGCATGCATTGCTGCAGGATTTTCCTGGCCTGGAGCAGAATTGGAACACGTGCATCCCTACAGATCTGAACCAGATCCTGGAACACATCACGTCCTCACAGTGGCAGGTGACCGGCAAGGCAACTTTCAAAGATGAATTTGTCACCTCCGGTGGTGTTGACCTGAAAGAAATTGATTTCAAGACCTTTCGCAGTCGCAAAGTTCCGGGAATGTACCTGGCTGGTGAAGTGCTGAATATTGATGCCCTGACCGGCGGATTCAATTTTCAGGCCGCCTGGACCGGTGCTTATCTTGCCGCCCAGGCTATGGCCAGAGAACTTGAAACGGGTTAG
- the ade gene encoding adenine deaminase → MCTGRIVDLYQRRIYPGHVVFDESGIKELIPDSGVTGPYIMPGFIDAHVHIESSMLLPTAFARMAVRHGTVATVSDPHEIANVLGSSGVHYMIGNARQTPFKVFFGAPSCVPATSFETAGATIDAAEIDRLLGDPDIWYLAEMMNYPGVLHQDPEVLAKIAAAQQHGKPVDGHAPTLTGDEAVRYIQAGISTDHECITLEEARFKALNGMKIIIREGSAAKNFTELIPLIGEYPDRIMFCSDDKHPDDLLVSHINGLVARAIGLGYDLYDVLNAACVNPVQHYRLPVGTLRPGEPADFILVPDLKNMVPVATFIGGKKVYERGQVLIDHNPPAEVPNAFTAQSIVPADLHLTVRPGEARVIHCWDGSLVTQTQMYSVPEGQTAFSADIPQDVLKIVVLNRYRKAPPAVALVHGFGLQKGAMASTVAHDSHNIIAVGTSDEAICRVIDELVRSHGGIAAGDLDSMQHLPLPVAGLIATLDGDLVAERYTAIDRYTKEALGCTLAAPFMTLSFLALLVIPQLKLSDLGLFDGQKFTFTEVMC, encoded by the coding sequence ATTTGTACTGGTCGAATTGTAGATCTATACCAACGCCGGATCTATCCGGGTCATGTCGTTTTTGATGAATCAGGAATTAAAGAACTGATCCCGGACTCCGGAGTCACCGGCCCCTACATCATGCCGGGTTTTATCGATGCCCATGTCCATATTGAATCTTCCATGCTCCTTCCCACGGCGTTTGCCCGGATGGCGGTTCGCCATGGCACCGTAGCCACCGTCTCTGACCCGCACGAGATTGCCAATGTGTTGGGTTCATCCGGTGTCCATTATATGATCGGGAATGCACGGCAGACACCTTTTAAAGTCTTTTTCGGCGCACCTTCCTGTGTGCCGGCGACTTCTTTTGAGACTGCAGGTGCGACCATCGACGCAGCAGAAATTGACCGTTTATTGGGCGACCCGGATATCTGGTACCTCGCAGAGATGATGAATTATCCCGGTGTGTTGCATCAGGATCCGGAGGTACTGGCCAAAATAGCTGCAGCACAACAGCACGGTAAACCGGTGGACGGGCATGCCCCAACACTCACCGGTGACGAAGCTGTAAGGTATATTCAGGCAGGCATTTCAACCGATCACGAATGCATCACGCTGGAGGAAGCCCGGTTTAAGGCTCTTAACGGGATGAAGATCATCATCCGGGAGGGCAGTGCAGCGAAAAATTTCACGGAGCTCATCCCGTTGATCGGTGAGTACCCTGACCGGATCATGTTTTGCTCCGATGACAAACATCCGGATGACTTATTGGTCAGTCACATCAATGGCCTGGTAGCCAGGGCTATCGGGTTGGGTTACGACCTCTATGATGTGTTGAATGCCGCCTGTGTTAACCCCGTCCAACATTACCGGCTGCCGGTGGGCACCCTCCGACCGGGTGAGCCTGCCGATTTTATATTGGTGCCTGACTTGAAGAACATGGTACCCGTGGCTACATTCATCGGAGGTAAAAAAGTGTATGAACGGGGACAGGTATTGATCGATCATAATCCTCCGGCCGAAGTACCCAATGCATTTACCGCCCAATCGATTGTCCCTGCAGACCTTCATTTAACGGTCCGCCCGGGCGAGGCAAGGGTCATTCATTGCTGGGACGGATCATTGGTGACGCAAACACAAATGTATTCCGTACCGGAAGGTCAGACTGCATTTTCCGCAGATATACCGCAGGATGTCCTGAAAATAGTGGTGCTTAACCGGTACCGGAAGGCGCCTCCGGCGGTGGCATTGGTTCATGGATTTGGTCTGCAAAAGGGTGCCATGGCCTCCACCGTTGCGCACGACTCGCACAACATCATTGCAGTAGGTACCTCAGATGAAGCCATTTGCCGGGTTATCGATGAACTTGTCCGGAGTCATGGAGGGATAGCCGCCGGAGATCTGGATTCGATGCAGCATTTACCACTTCCGGTGGCCGGATTGATTGCCACCCTGGATGGTGACCTGGTAGCGGAACGATATACCGCCATAGATCGTTACACCAAAGAAGCTCTGGGCTGTACCCTCGCGGCACCATTCATGACCCTTTCTTTTTTAGCCCTGCTGGTGATTCCCCAACTCAAATTGAGTGATCTGGGATTATTTGATGGTCAAAAGTTTACATTTACAGAAGTAATGTGTTGA
- a CDS encoding hemolysin III family protein: MLSEKEEQLNTYTHGLGLLFGLVALPLLLIQAYQNAAMDLFMAILIYSICFTLLYLASTLYHGIRNPRLKEILKTVDHISIYFKIAGTYTPFIIGFLYGQEQMVFMMVIWSIVLLGTLFKLRYTGKFEKLSVALYLIMGWLVVFRAPTFYDRMPMSIILFIILGGLAFTIGVYFYRRDDRRYYHAIWHVFTLAGSILHYIAVLLIIHSWS, encoded by the coding sequence ATGTTATCTGAAAAAGAAGAACAACTAAACACCTATACACACGGACTTGGCCTTTTATTTGGGCTGGTCGCTTTGCCCTTATTACTCATCCAGGCCTATCAGAATGCCGCTATGGACCTCTTTATGGCCATTCTGATCTACAGCATTTGCTTCACCCTGCTCTACCTCGCATCGACGCTTTATCATGGCATCCGCAATCCGCGCCTGAAGGAAATACTAAAGACCGTCGATCACATCAGTATTTATTTTAAGATCGCCGGGACTTATACACCCTTCATCATCGGTTTTCTGTACGGGCAGGAACAGATGGTTTTTATGATGGTGATATGGAGCATCGTCCTGCTGGGTACGTTGTTTAAGCTGCGGTATACCGGAAAATTTGAAAAGCTTTCGGTTGCACTCTACCTGATCATGGGATGGCTGGTGGTATTCAGGGCTCCAACTTTTTACGATCGCATGCCCATGAGCATTATCCTTTTCATCATCCTTGGCGGACTGGCATTCACGATCGGGGTTTATTTCTACCGCCGCGATGATCGCCGCTACTATCACGCCATATGGCATGTGTTCACCCTGGCTGGAAGCATTCTTCATTATATCGCAGTTCTTTTGATCATCCATTCCTGGAGTTAG
- a CDS encoding transketolase, whose amino-acid sequence MEVKTSIDQRTADNIRALAIAMVEKARSGHPGGPMGGADFIHILYSEFLNFDPDDLTWPMRDRFFLDPGHMSAMLYAQLGLIGSYSMEDLENFRQWDSPTPGHPEIDVKRGIENTSGPLGLGHAFGVGSAIAERFLVERFGEWMSHRTFIYISDGGIQEEISQGVGRIAGFLGLGQVVMFYDANDIQLSTEVHEVTREDTAAKYSAWGWHVQTIPGNDPDAIRMALKAATAETERPSLIIGHTTMGKGAVTADGTPYEGKVDTHGKPLGSTDGDFPKTLQHLGANPGNPFLIFDDVRAHYQSVLAEKRKQVSAAKNGQQKWASDNPEMAKKLDQFLSGHLPDIDFASIPQKANAATRDASAAVLSYLADHVENMVVASADLSNSDKTDAFLKKRKAFEKGNFSGGFLQAGVSELSMAAIMTGMGLHGGVIPACGTFFAFSDYMKPVLRVAALMQTPVIFIWTHDAFRVGEDGPTHQPIEQEAQLRLLEKLKNHAHHRSLLALRPADSAETTVAWKMALENRQTPTGLILSRQGIKDLPAAGESRYQEALASERGGYIVQDCQGKADVVLLANGSEVATLVEGSHLLEADGIKTRIVSVPSEGRFRDQDISYQHAILPAGIPRFGMTAGLPVNLEGLVGENGKVFGLEHFGYSAPYQVLDEKFGFTGENVYQQVKALLA is encoded by the coding sequence ATGGAAGTCAAAACATCGATCGATCAAAGGACAGCAGACAATATCCGGGCCCTGGCCATCGCCATGGTCGAGAAAGCCAGATCCGGGCATCCGGGCGGACCCATGGGTGGAGCCGATTTCATCCACATCCTGTATTCTGAATTTCTCAACTTCGATCCGGATGATCTGACCTGGCCCATGCGCGACCGGTTCTTTCTTGATCCGGGGCACATGTCAGCCATGCTGTATGCACAACTCGGGTTAATCGGGTCTTATTCCATGGAGGATCTGGAAAACTTCCGGCAATGGGACAGCCCTACCCCGGGACACCCGGAGATTGACGTCAAACGGGGCATCGAAAATACCAGCGGGCCTCTGGGCCTGGGTCATGCCTTCGGTGTCGGCTCTGCCATAGCCGAACGTTTTTTAGTCGAACGTTTTGGAGAATGGATGAGTCACCGCACCTTCATCTACATCTCCGATGGTGGTATCCAGGAGGAAATCTCTCAGGGCGTCGGCCGTATTGCCGGATTCCTCGGACTGGGTCAGGTGGTTATGTTTTACGATGCCAACGACATCCAGCTTTCAACTGAGGTCCATGAAGTCACCCGCGAAGACACAGCAGCTAAATACAGCGCCTGGGGATGGCACGTGCAGACCATACCTGGCAATGATCCGGATGCCATCCGCATGGCCCTCAAAGCAGCAACGGCAGAGACGGAGCGGCCCAGCCTGATCATCGGTCATACCACCATGGGTAAAGGTGCAGTCACCGCAGATGGTACGCCCTACGAAGGAAAAGTTGACACGCACGGCAAACCATTGGGTAGCACCGATGGGGACTTTCCAAAAACCCTGCAACATCTGGGTGCCAATCCAGGCAATCCATTCCTCATCTTCGATGATGTCCGTGCACACTATCAATCTGTGCTGGCGGAAAAACGCAAGCAGGTATCGGCAGCTAAAAATGGACAGCAAAAATGGGCATCTGACAATCCGGAAATGGCCAAAAAACTCGATCAGTTCCTGAGTGGCCATCTACCTGACATTGATTTTGCATCCATACCACAAAAAGCAAATGCAGCCACCCGTGATGCATCGGCAGCGGTACTATCCTATCTGGCTGACCACGTTGAAAATATGGTGGTCGCTTCAGCTGACCTGAGCAACAGTGATAAAACCGACGCCTTCCTCAAGAAGCGCAAAGCATTTGAAAAAGGCAATTTCTCCGGTGGTTTCCTACAAGCCGGTGTTTCCGAGTTGTCGATGGCTGCCATCATGACCGGCATGGGACTGCACGGTGGGGTCATCCCTGCCTGTGGCACCTTCTTTGCCTTCAGCGATTATATGAAACCTGTGCTGCGGGTGGCTGCGTTGATGCAAACCCCGGTGATCTTCATCTGGACCCACGACGCATTCCGGGTCGGAGAAGATGGGCCTACCCATCAACCGATCGAGCAGGAAGCACAACTTCGCTTGCTGGAAAAACTGAAAAATCATGCTCACCACCGCAGCCTGCTGGCATTGCGTCCTGCTGACTCAGCTGAAACCACAGTAGCCTGGAAGATGGCTCTGGAAAACCGACAAACTCCGACCGGACTGATCCTGTCTCGTCAGGGCATAAAGGATCTACCTGCTGCCGGCGAAAGCCGCTATCAGGAGGCGTTGGCTTCGGAGCGGGGAGGATACATCGTTCAGGATTGTCAGGGCAAGGCGGATGTGGTACTCCTGGCCAATGGATCGGAAGTAGCCACACTGGTAGAGGGCTCTCACCTGCTGGAAGCCGACGGGATCAAAACACGGATCGTTTCGGTACCTTCGGAAGGTCGATTCCGTGACCAGGATATCTCTTATCAACATGCGATTCTGCCAGCAGGCATACCACGCTTTGGCATGACCGCCGGGTTACCGGTGAACCTGGAAGGCCTGGTTGGTGAAAATGGTAAAGTCTTCGGTCTGGAACATTTTGGTTATTCAGCCCCTTATCAGGTTCTGGATGAAAAGTTTGGATTCACCGGGGAAAATGTTTACCAGCAGGTAAAGGCACTTCTGGCCTGA
- a CDS encoding heavy-metal-associated domain-containing protein, whose protein sequence is MKKTFEVTGMTCNHCVHSVQRLLQSMDEVTDVRVSLEPPQATIEADKDYSLDELNAQLAAHSNYRVEKMISERS, encoded by the coding sequence ATGAAAAAGACTTTTGAGGTTACTGGCATGACGTGTAATCATTGTGTGCATTCGGTGCAACGCCTGTTACAAAGCATGGACGAAGTGACCGACGTACGGGTTTCGCTGGAACCTCCACAAGCGACCATTGAGGCAGACAAAGATTACAGCCTGGATGAATTGAATGCCCAGCTGGCAGCACACAGCAATTACCGGGTGGAAAAAATGATCTCTGAAAGGTCGTAA
- a CDS encoding HlyC/CorC family transporter — MVLLLIFFFVSLLFSFLCSIWEAVLLSITPSFISRKIQDEDEIAGTLLVYKDDIDRPLSAILTLNTIAHTVGAIGVGAQAGKLFGDSGWQIAGLHLNAESVIAALMTLAILIFSEIIPKTIGANYWQQLATFTIRSLRILLFVLAPLVWLSQVITRKLKSDKDRSVLSRADYVALAHAGKESGVLAENESVMIRNLLELNKLTSRDVMTPRTVMHLANQDMTLDEYYRTHPKMRFSRIPVYQDEPDHITGFFLKDELLLKLLQQQGLQSLSQIRRPILFIADNLPIPQVFDRLMHQRTHIAIVIDEYGSVVGLLTVEDVIETILGLEIVDESDATADLQQLAREKWEERALKMGLIDRDQIQDSAV; from the coding sequence ATGGTCCTGTTATTGATTTTCTTTTTTGTCTCGCTGCTGTTTTCCTTCTTATGCTCGATCTGGGAAGCGGTATTGTTAAGCATTACACCTTCTTTCATTAGCCGGAAGATCCAGGATGAGGATGAGATCGCAGGAACTCTATTGGTTTACAAGGATGACATTGACCGGCCTTTATCGGCAATCCTGACGCTCAATACCATCGCGCATACCGTCGGGGCCATCGGTGTAGGAGCGCAGGCTGGAAAATTATTTGGTGACTCCGGATGGCAGATCGCCGGACTGCATCTGAATGCCGAATCGGTTATTGCTGCCCTGATGACGCTGGCCATCCTCATATTTTCGGAGATCATTCCTAAGACGATTGGCGCCAATTACTGGCAACAGCTGGCGACATTCACCATCCGGTCATTGCGCATATTACTCTTCGTCCTGGCTCCGCTGGTTTGGCTCAGTCAGGTGATTACCAGGAAACTGAAGTCGGATAAGGATCGTAGTGTTTTGAGCCGTGCCGATTACGTAGCTCTGGCCCATGCCGGCAAAGAGAGTGGCGTACTTGCCGAGAACGAATCCGTGATGATCCGCAATTTACTTGAACTGAACAAGCTCACCAGCAGGGATGTGATGACACCGCGGACAGTGATGCACCTGGCCAATCAGGACATGACCCTCGATGAATATTACCGCACGCATCCGAAGATGCGGTTCTCCCGAATCCCCGTTTATCAGGATGAGCCGGACCACATCACCGGGTTTTTTCTAAAGGACGAACTCTTGCTCAAACTGCTCCAGCAACAAGGTCTCCAGTCGTTGTCACAAATCCGGAGGCCCATCCTCTTTATTGCTGATAACTTACCCATACCACAGGTCTTTGACCGCTTAATGCACCAGCGGACCCATATCGCCATCGTCATCGATGAATACGGTAGCGTCGTCGGTCTGCTCACGGTAGAGGATGTCATTGAGACCATCCTGGGACTGGAGATCGTAGATGAGTCTGATGCCACTGCGGATCTACAACAATTAGCCCGGGAAAAATGGGAGGAACGCGCCCTGAAAATGGGATTGATCGACCGCGATCAAATCCAGGATTCTGCTGTATAA
- a CDS encoding universal stress protein, whose protein sequence is MRILIPYDFSSNAQHALRYALNVYPAAEHDITLVHIFLTDSIRPVLPLPDDHLIRKEIIQNLREAVASFDDAQRIKLEAAYGLPNEVLIDMVKERSINLIVMGTHGADQAYRLLLGTHASYLASHADCAVYIIPEHSVLQSPKRVALAIDPHHPVVPENIELIKSLPLEHLEIISVANSQKQADEIEELAWLLELRKLDMFSMEVIEPAGSIDQTLEKLVKEKSIGLVSLIRRKHHFPESLFHDSVLSRITKNAKMPVLVLPGES, encoded by the coding sequence ATGCGTATCCTGATCCCGTATGATTTCTCCAGCAATGCGCAGCATGCATTGCGTTATGCCTTAAACGTGTATCCTGCTGCAGAGCATGACATCACGTTGGTGCATATCTTCCTGACGGATTCGATCAGACCGGTGCTTCCTCTGCCGGATGATCACCTTATCCGGAAAGAAATCATTCAAAATCTGCGTGAAGCGGTGGCTTCCTTTGATGATGCACAACGCATCAAGCTGGAGGCAGCCTATGGCTTACCCAATGAAGTATTGATCGATATGGTCAAAGAGCGATCCATCAACCTGATCGTCATGGGAACCCATGGTGCCGACCAGGCTTATCGTCTCTTATTGGGCACTCATGCTTCCTATCTTGCCAGTCATGCCGACTGTGCAGTGTACATAATCCCTGAACATAGCGTACTGCAATCCCCGAAAAGAGTGGCGTTGGCTATCGACCCGCATCACCCGGTGGTCCCTGAGAACATTGAACTCATCAAGAGCCTGCCATTGGAGCATTTGGAAATTATCTCAGTCGCCAATAGTCAGAAGCAAGCAGACGAGATCGAAGAACTGGCCTGGCTGCTAGAGTTGCGGAAACTGGATATGTTCTCCATGGAAGTTATAGAACCGGCCGGAAGCATCGACCAGACCCTGGAAAAGCTGGTGAAGGAAAAATCCATTGGCCTGGTAAGCCTTATCCGGCGTAAACACCACTTCCCGGAAAGCTTATTCCATGACAGTGTGCTGTCCAGGATAACCAAAAACGCAAAAATGCCGGTGCTGGTCCTGCCGGGCGAATCCTAA